Genomic window (Gemmatimonadota bacterium):
ACTCCGGCGTGGCACAGTCCACCGCAGGGGTCATGGAGTGCTCCGGTTCGGGGCACGCCCACCTGCGGGCGTGCCCGTCACCGTTCCGGTATCGACCCGAGGCCGTCCGGACTTGAGTCCCCCTACGCGAGTCGCTGCATCCGGGTGTGCAGGTGCTCCCGATATGTCCGACTGAGCTTCAACTGCCGGCCATCGCGCAGGATGACGACGTAGTCCCCGGCGAACCAGGGTTGCAGCTCCCGGATCCGGTCGAGGTTGACGATGACCGCGCGATGGATCCGCACGAACATCGACGGGTCGAGCTGCGCTTCCACCCGTTGCATCGTCTCCCGGATCAGGTGCGAGACCTTCCCGGTGTGGATCCGCACGTAGTTCCCCGACGCCTCAAACCAATCGACGTCGGTGGCCTTCACGAAGAACACCCGGCCGTCGTGCTTCACCATGAGCCGATCGACATACCGGTGACGAGGCGCGCTCGGAGCCGCGGTCGCCGTGCCGTTACTCGACGGCGACCGGTCGACGCTCGCCACCGCCCCTCGCCGAGGACCTGCTCCAGCAGGGCGCGAATCTTCCGCCCCTGCTCCGCCGAACTGCGCTGCTCCAGGTGCACCCGCGCCCGGACAAACGCCGCGCGAAAACGATCCGTGTCAAACGGCTTGAGCAGGTAGTCGATGGCGTGCACGTCAAAGGCGCGCACGGCATACTCGTTGAACGCGGTCACAAAAATGGTGGGGGGCATCTGGTCGATCCCCAGCGCATCGACGACCCCGAACCCATCGAGGTCCGGCATTTGTACATCGAGCAGGACCAAGTCCGGTCGATCACGCTGGATGGCCTCTACCGCTTCGCGCCCGCTCCCCACGTCGTCAATGACCTCGACATCATCCTCCAGTCGAAGCAGTCGACGCATGCGGCGTCTCGCAATGGGCTCATCGTCGACAATCAACACACGAACGGACATAGGCATCTCTCCGGTACGGGTGAAAGGACACGAACGGGGGAACAGGGGTGGCAGACCGTTGGACCACGGCGACTCATGAGGCCAGGGAGGGAATGGTGGTGGCCACCTGGGCGGCGGCCTCCGCGTCGTCACCAATGATCAGGAGGATGCTGGCCGGGTCCGGCACGAGCACGCTCACGGTGTTACCGGCCAGCTCGACGGCGCGTTCCGCCAGTCCATGCCGATGCCACCACAAGTGAGACCCGCCAGCACGGCTCCGCCCCTGCATCCGGGCGCGGATCGCGATGCGCGTGGTTCCCGACAGCCGGCTGGCGTCGACCTCGACCACCAGGGCGTCATGCGGATCCACCCAGGCGTTCGCCAGCAGCTCATCAATGGCCGCACAGACGATCCGGCTAGGGACCTGGTCGGTCATCGCCTCCGAGTCCACCCGCTGCACGAGCTGCACGCCCGGCCGAACTCCCAGCCGATGGGTCTCGATGCATGCACTGACCAGCTCGAGCTCCCGGGCGACACTGGTGCTGGGCCTCCGACCGATCTCCATGGTCAGCCGCAAGGTGTCGGCCAGCCGCGTAATGAGGCGCTCCGCATGCTCGGCGTCCTGGTGCACGACCGTCTCCAGGTGCTCCATCGTCGCGAGGACGAATTCGGGGCGCAGCTGCACGCGCACGGCCTGGAACCGTGACCGGGCCAGCTGCGCGGTGAGGCGCGCCGTTTCGACCGCCCGCATGCGATACCAGGCGACAAAGTCGCGCGAATGCGACCAGGCGAGGATCGCCAGGTAGATGAAAAAGTCCCCGGTCAGCGGGTTCAGGTTGCCGTATGAGAACACCGGTTGCTCGCTCAACCCCATCAGGCGCAACCCACCGACATGCACCACGCCGCAGGCGAGGGCGCCCAGCACATGGACCGGGAGGCGCCGCGGCCAGTTCTCCGGGGTGAAGCGATACCGTCGGGCGATCCACAACACCGGGAGGGACAACCCGAGCCAGATCAACGAGGTCCCCAGCTGAAGTGACGCCACGGTCCAGACGTCCATCGACGTCCCCTCGGGCCGGACATTGCCGAAGAGCACGACCTGGTTGGTCCAAAACACGGCAAGCAGCAACCACAGGCCCGCGATGCCGACCCAGATACGCACCGACAGTGCAGGTGACGCCTCCGCCACGGCCACGGGGAGGGCCAGCGCGCGCCGCGCACCAGACAGGACGCCACCACCGGGAAACTCGCCCGTTCTCCAGTCCGCCAGCGCGTCCTCGTGCAGCGGTGAAGGCGCAGGCTGATCGGCCGAGCGTGGAGCCGCCGCCTGCCATGGGACTTCGACCATCACTTCAACCCCGCCGCCGGATCGGTTGCGGATCACAAAGGCGTGGTCCCGGCCGTACAACTGCCGCAATCGCTCGATGACGTTCGCGAGGCCGATGCCGTTGGCTGGAGCATCAAGCTGCGGGCGGAGCCCGACGCCGTCGTCCTCAACCAGCAAGCGGAGCCGATCGGGGCTCGGCTGCGTGGCCGAGATGCGGATCCACCCCGCAGCCTGACGGCCAGACAGCCCGTGCCGAATGGCGTTTTCGACCAGGGGCTGGAGGAGCAGGTGCGGCACCAGGCCGCGACGCAGCGCGATCGGCACGTCCACCTCAACGCGCAGCCAGTCCGAGAAGCGAGTGCGCTGGATGTCCAGATAGGGCTCGAGGCCCGCCAGTTCATCCGCAAGGGAGACTTCATCCTCGCCGCGGCGT
Coding sequences:
- a CDS encoding histidine kinase, whose product is MTSSTRVRQLERRSVWLYVFAAWTLYGVCYSVIWTLAYSTPREALRWTIPCAFAIAWTWAVLTPGVFRLAQWLAPRRVGWWASIAGHAIAAAALASVVSEVRRQAVSFFGERAIDPYLPVWVWWLDVWVFVYITLVVIGRALEAQRRYADRVMRADLLETQLARTQLQYLESQLQPHFLFNALNTIQELAHEAPDTAARMLRRLRALLAISLERRGEDEVSLADELAGLEPYLDIQRTRFSDWLRVEVDVPIALRRGLVPHLLLQPLVENAIRHGLSGRQAAGWIRISATQPSPDRLRLLVEDDGVGLRPQLDAPANGIGLANVIERLRQLYGRDHAFVIRNRSGGGVEVMVEVPWQAAAPRSADQPAPSPLHEDALADWRTGEFPGGGVLSGARRALALPVAVAEASPALSVRIWVGIAGLWLLLAVFWTNQVVLFGNVRPEGTSMDVWTVASLQLGTSLIWLGLSLPVLWIARRYRFTPENWPRRLPVHVLGALACGVVHVGGLRLMGLSEQPVFSYGNLNPLTGDFFIYLAILAWSHSRDFVAWYRMRAVETARLTAQLARSRFQAVRVQLRPEFVLATMEHLETVVHQDAEHAERLITRLADTLRLTMEIGRRPSTSVARELELVSACIETHRLGVRPGVQLVQRVDSEAMTDQVPSRIVCAAIDELLANAWVDPHDALVVEVDASRLSGTTRIAIRARMQGRSRAGGSHLWWHRHGLAERAVELAGNTVSVLVPDPASILLIIGDDAEAAAQVATTIPSLAS
- a CDS encoding LytTR family transcriptional regulator — translated: MVKHDGRVFFVKATDVDWFEASGNYVRIHTGKVSHLIRETMQRVEAQLDPSMFVRIHRAVIVNLDRIRELQPWFAGDYVVILRDGRQLKLSRTYREHLHTRMQRLA
- a CDS encoding response regulator, with protein sequence MRRLLRLEDDVEVIDDVGSGREAVEAIQRDRPDLVLLDVQMPDLDGFGVVDALGIDQMPPTIFVTAFNEYAVRAFDVHAIDYLLKPFDTDRFRAAFVRARVHLEQRSSAEQGRKIRALLEQVLGEGRWRASTGRRRVTARRPRLRARLVTGMSIGSW